The following nucleotide sequence is from Streptomyces sp. HUAS CB01.
GCTTCCTGGACCGCGAGCGCAGCTGGCTCGCGTTCAACGAACGGGTCCTGGAACTCGCCGAGGACCCCGCCACACCGCTCCTCGAACGAGCGAACTTCCTCGCGATCTTCGCCTCGAACCTGGACGAGTTCTTCATGGTCCGGGTGGCCGGACTGAAGCGCCGCATCGCGACCGGCGTCGCCACCCGCTCCGCCTCCGGACTGCAGCCCCGCGAGGTCCTGGAACTGATCTGGAACCGCTCGCGCGAGCTCATGGCCCGGCACGCCGCCTGCTTCCAGCAGGACGTCGCCCCGGCGCTCGCCGACGAGGGCATCCACCTCATCCGCTGGCCCGAACTCACCGAGAAGGAACAGGCCCGCCTGTTCACCCTCTTCCGCCAGCAGATCTTCCCCGTCCTCACCCCGCTGGCCGTGGACCCCGCGCACCCCTTCCCGTACATCTCGGGCCTGTCGCTGAACCTCGCCGTCGTCGTCCGCAACCCGGTCAGCGGCCACCGCCACTTCGCCCGGGTGAAGGTCCCGCCGCTGCTGTCCCGGTTCCTCGAGGCCTCGCCCCAGCGGTACGTGCCGCTGGAGGACGTCATCGCGGCCCACCTGGAGGAGCTCTTCCCCGGCATGGAGGTGCTCGCTCACCACATGTTCCGGGTGACCAGGAACGAGGACCTCGAGGTCGAGGAGGACGACGCCGAGAACCTGCTCCAGGCCCTGGAGAAGGAACTGCTGCGACGCCGCTTCGGCCCGCCGGTCCGGCTGGAGGTCGAGGAGTCCATCGACCCCTACGTGCTGGACCTGCTCGTCCGGGAGCTGAAGATCTCCGAGTCCGAGGTCTACCCGCTGCCGGGGCCGCTGGACCTGACCGGCCTGTTCGGGATCGTCTCCCTCGACCGGCCCGAGCTGAAGTACCCCAAGTTCATCGCCGGCACCCACCGCGACCTCGCCGAGGTCGAGTCGGCGTCGGCACCCGACATCTTCGCCGCGCTGCGCGAGCGCGACGTGCTGCTGCACCACCCGTACGACTCGTTCTCCACGTCCGTCCAGGCCTTCCTGGAGCAGGCGGCGGCGGACCCGGACGTCCTCGCGATCAAGCAGACGCTGTACCGGACCTCCGGCAAGTCCCCGATCGTGGACGCCCTGATCGACGCCGCCGAGTCCGGCAAGCAGGTCCTCGTCCTCGTCGAGATCAAGGCCCGCTTCGACGAGCAGGCCAACATCAAGTGGGCCCGGAAGCTGGAGGAGGCAGGCTGCCACGTGGTCTACGGCCTGGTCGGCCTGAAGACCCACTGCAAGCTGTCGCTCGTGGTGCGCCAGGAGGGCGAGACCCTGCGCCGCTACTCGCACGTCGGCACCGGCAACTACCACCCCAAGACCGCCCGGCTGTACGAGGACCTCGGCGTGCTCACCGCGGACCCGCAGGTCGGCGCCGACCTCTCCGACCTGTTCAACCGGCTCTCCGGCTACTCGCGCCGCGAGACGTACCGCCGGCTGCTCGTCGCCCCGAAGTCGCTGCGCGACGGGCTCGTCGCCCGGATCAACAAGGAGATCGTCCACCACCGGGCCGGCCGCCCCGCGTACGTCCGGATCAAGGTCAACTCGATGGTCGACGAGGCGATCATCGACGCCCTGTACCGCGCGTCCCAGGCCGGTGTCCCGGTGGACGTCTGGGTCCGCGGGATCTGCGCGATCCGGCCGGACGTCCCGGGCCTGTCCGAGAACATAAGGGTCCGCTCCATCCTCGGCCGCTTCCTCGAGCACTCCCGGATCTTCGCCTTCGGCAACGGCGGCGAGCCCGAGGTGTGGATCGGCAGCGCCGACATGATGCACC
It contains:
- a CDS encoding RNA degradosome polyphosphate kinase — its product is MSQQPAEVPVQNAQPSVGSIAAHRPHTVSAAVSDLEPDIDADLDAYEGEPEDAELPQGRFLDRERSWLAFNERVLELAEDPATPLLERANFLAIFASNLDEFFMVRVAGLKRRIATGVATRSASGLQPREVLELIWNRSRELMARHAACFQQDVAPALADEGIHLIRWPELTEKEQARLFTLFRQQIFPVLTPLAVDPAHPFPYISGLSLNLAVVVRNPVSGHRHFARVKVPPLLSRFLEASPQRYVPLEDVIAAHLEELFPGMEVLAHHMFRVTRNEDLEVEEDDAENLLQALEKELLRRRFGPPVRLEVEESIDPYVLDLLVRELKISESEVYPLPGPLDLTGLFGIVSLDRPELKYPKFIAGTHRDLAEVESASAPDIFAALRERDVLLHHPYDSFSTSVQAFLEQAAADPDVLAIKQTLYRTSGKSPIVDALIDAAESGKQVLVLVEIKARFDEQANIKWARKLEEAGCHVVYGLVGLKTHCKLSLVVRQEGETLRRYSHVGTGNYHPKTARLYEDLGVLTADPQVGADLSDLFNRLSGYSRRETYRRLLVAPKSLRDGLVARINKEIVHHRAGRPAYVRIKVNSMVDEAIIDALYRASQAGVPVDVWVRGICAIRPDVPGLSENIRVRSILGRFLEHSRIFAFGNGGEPEVWIGSADMMHRNLDRRIEALVRVTDPAHRASLTRLLETGMSDSTSSWHLGPDGEWTRHATDADGQPLRHIQEMLIDARRRRRAQP